The Anopheles gambiae chromosome 2, idAnoGambNW_F1_1, whole genome shotgun sequence genomic sequence AAAACGATGGACAAAACATTCAACACGCATTCAGTCATTGTTAAAAGGGTGTTAAATATGGAGCTAATGGTGTGTTCTATGTCATCTAAATATGGCATTCAAAATAATCGGTCTTCCCTCGCGTTTAACTTTCAACGCATGACAACGAATggttttgaataaatttcagAAGAAACCAGCAATTGATAGGAGATAGCGTAACGTGGACGAACGGAACATCATTAGGATCGTGTGATTATCTGCTGGAAGTTCAGTCTCTTGTTGAGGTATTAGCAGTCGCGATGTATAGTTGATGATATTCGATCAGGCGCCAGATTTGATCTTTGGTGTAGTTTCGTCCTAACATCTGCCTAATactctgtctgtgtgtgtgtctgtcgtCGAAGTTAGATAGTGAAAAGGTGTGATACCAACTATGGCATGTGTTTGATACAGTACTCTATGTAGCATCCTTCGCTGCTTCTGCTGTTTCTCTAAGTAGTTCTCTCCTGCAGCATTCATCACCAGCCGATTGCTCGGTCTTACAAAGCATACACACTTTAGGTCTTTAGCATGTTCTAGTTGCATTATTATCAATTATTGTTTTGCCCTTTGCTGTTACGACCCGGTCGCTTTTGTGTTTCTTGCCCGTGTCATTTGTCTTCCCGTGGTGTCTAGTCTTCCCGGTCACAATTAATTACAAACACTTCATATATCACCCGAAATTATATATTACAAATATATGAAATATTACTAATTAATTCTTAATTACTCAAACAATCCAGCTTCCGAACGTCCCTAACGCACACATCTCGCGCTCCTGTAGCCCGTGCTTTGCTTACGTCATTTGTTTGCAGTGTTTCTCTCACTTCCTTCTGTATATTGTTTCGTTTCTTCTATTCCGCTTTCGAGCCTGGGTACGCTTTCTTATTGATCCGTTTGTCCGCAATTgctaaaaaaaaggcacacagcATTGTACAGTtccattgttgtttttttttgttttgttttatagcaATTGCAGAAAACGTGCTATTATCATCATATGTTACGCATTCATAGTCcttgttttgctatttctCGCATTTACGCtctttctcttgctctctGTCTTGCTTGGTACCAACCCTGAAGATTCTTACAAGAAAGTCTTTCCTATCTTTCCACGCCTTCATGTCTTGTTTCGAAGGAAACCAACGGGTTGGAGAGCCTGCTACGCACCCGCCATATATCCTGCCGCTTCGCCACAAAAGGTGCCAAAGCAGTGGATCAACAATTGTGCAGAATCGCTTTGCGAATTTCCGCGACCAACCGTACGATACACTGAAGTGCAAACGACGGGGGTTTTCTCCCGCTAAACCTGAGCAACTGCTCGAGAATCCTGGATCGCTTTTGCCCGTTGCCGTAGATTTGCGGgggttttttgtatgttgtttTATCTTAACGCATCGCTGGGATTGGAACCTCCAATGAGGAGAAGGGAACTGTCTTCTGGTTCGTTTGTACTAAACTACTAAACTGCTAAGCGGGACTGATCGACTGATGGAACAGCAATTACTGATACCGGAAACAGGACACTAAAACCAGAAGAGCTCTGCCAGAACCAATTGGGGGTAGCCACACCCCCGTCTGCATATGACCGAATCGGGAAAAGGGACACACCGTGACACCGAACGGAAAGACGTCAAAAAAGTAAGCGTACAAATTAGTTACACCAAGGTTGTTATCCTAAGGATCTTGCAACTCGCCTATTTCTACTGCGTACTGGCTGTACTACGGGCTGCTCGACTCCTCCATGATGTCAAACACGAGACGGGAAGATCGCTTAAACTTAAAAGCGATCACTAACTTAAACTAGCTCTGCTGCCCCGAGAGTTTGGTTGCAACAAATGTCTAACGAGCCTCTTTGGTAATTACTCTGTTGTGGGTTGCTGGGTGGTAAAAGGATTGCGTTAAAACAGCTGAGGAAAAAGAGACAGCATACTAACACTAACAGCTTaagttttctttgttttaggGGTGTTTAGGTAATTACGCTAggatatatatataataatgtatgtatatgtatatgtataagtATATGCTATAAATGGTAGATTTTGTTTAATGATCTAATCGCCCTTTGGTTTCGGTTTTGACTAGCAATGATTTGAATGTTTGGTTCGCTCAACATATTACGACGACATATTACGTACTGAAGGAGGAAGTGTTGTTGTGGCCAACGGGGAGCTTGCCCCGAATCTCCCGGCCCTGTTACCCACTGTACTTTGTGTTGCCTTGCTTTGCggggtttatttttgttatcttcGTTTAAATAGAATCTCTTGTACTTACAGGATCTACGGCGCCTTCTGGTAACTTtcggtgtttgtgtgagtttggATAAGTATTTCTGCGCTTTGCGGCGACGTGTACTTTGTCTACGTTCTAAGTGGTAGGTGCACTACCTTTTATCATCCCTGAATAGTTGCGTGCCGCCACACGCCCTTGCCCTCGGTAGCTCGCAGTTACGTTTAGCCTAATATTTGTTGCACTCTCTTCCGGTCTGCCATCGGTTGTACGATCGAATACCCTGAGTAAATGGTAATGCATGTTTTGGAATGATTCTCCTATACATCATCATCCCTGatttgtgtttgtctgtgtttgCATAAATATACATTCTGtctgggtttttgtttgtttgttacgtTCTTGTTTCACTACACTACACATAACCTAAAGATGCAAACAATCAGAAACGATGCAGCGCttttaaaccatttcaaacaaacacttctTCTCTGCGCTCAATGGTACAATCGGTTGCATAAATTATCAACAATCCCTACTATGGCGTTCacaaaaaatgatattttagCGCTACACACTTAtcgagtttgtttgtttgttcgtctGGTTTATGTTTGCGGATTTATTTGCGCATCTCCTATCACGCGAAAATGGCCGCAAAGCACAATTTAGGTTCTGCCGTCTCTATCCTTCTTTCAACGACGCGTAAGACTTTTTCTCTAAAAAAATCTATCATACCCGAAGAGATACAACAAGTTCAGTTGTCAGTTTGTTTCAGTTTTACTCATAATAGGAACTTTGTTAGAACATCACGAAGAAGTTAGCCTTCTCTGCTGCCTTCCTGCCACGCCGCTAAATGAATCTCCTGCACACAGGCGCACCCGTGGACCCACTCTTATTTTCATCCGCCTCTTACCCACGGGCAGATGCATTACACGCTctattttgttgttattttgattaatttgcCATATCATTTGAAAGATTAGTCGAGACAAACattcattgtttttgttttgtttcgatcgctttttttCGGTCGCTACTTCGCTTTGCTTGGGCTGTGTGGGAGCAATTTGATAAAAAGCTTGACAGTTTACTGATTCGGTTAAAACAATCATCCTTCCACACAGTGTGACAGCGGGGACATGGCACAGAGACTTTATAATGACCttgctggtttgtttgtgtttgttagcgttttttttataggtAACTCTCTCTTTGGTTCAGTCTTGCGCTTCAATCCTGCATGTAAGGTGGCACCTTTACCACCAATGCCTGCACGCACTACACATATGAAGGAAGTTTTGCTTAGTTTTGCTGCGTGTGTATGGCCTTAGTTTTGCATCCAAACGCGTTTTGGATGGTGATACTTGTTGCAACGATTACGATTAAAGCCCTTCTGTCTTGTGTGAATTTCTCTACAAGTGTCTGACAGCGTCGAAACAGACAGGCCATAGCATTATGCTTGGTTTGCTGCCGGCAAACCAAGAACTTATGCTTTCGCTCCCGGCGATTAGGTCTACTTTAAAGGTTAGGGGTTTTACATTCACTAGCTTCACATATTATTatacttttttcttcttcttcttcttgcgatAGATCTAGGTCGTGgatttggatttttgttttcttcttcgaaAGGATAAGTTTTACGTACGTATTTGCGGATTTTCTTTGCGATACAAGGTTGATTTTGCCCGGTCAGCACTCGGTTCAGCCGGTCGGGTAATTTGGATGACTAGAGACTAGAGAGGAAGGGAACGGTCCGAGCGTTCACACCCGGTTCCCACTCCCGGCTCGGTTTAGGCCGGGCTCAGATTGAACGATATTGTCATCGGCGAGAGGATACGCTCTTTAACGGGTAGGAAAACAACGGCTGGTACGAACCTGTGATCCGGGGCGAGCGGCGACGACCCGTCCGCCTTGTCGGCGGCATCCCGGGGCGACCGGGGACCCCCGCCGGCACCTGCTGCCGACTCCTCGATCAGGAACGACTGCATCATGAGCGGGCCGCTCTGCTGGGGCAGCGCGTACACGGCCGGGCGCTGGGTCAGGTTGGCCACCTCGGAGAGCATCGCGGCCGGCTCACCGCGCGCCGACGGCGAGGAGGCGGGCTTGGGCGACGCTGGCTTCGGCGGTGCGTCCGGCTCGGGGCGGGGCGATCCGGCCCGCTCGGGGCTTTGGGAGCGTCGGGCCGGCTGCTGGTGTAGGTTGAGCGCTTCCTGCGACAGCGATGGTATCGGTGTGGAGGCCGGCGTCGACGAGGGCGTCTCGGACGAGGTGCCGGGCATGAGCTGGCTGGCCGGCTGGTCCTTCGCCAGCGAGACGGCCGATTCGGACTTGAGCAGCGGTGCGAACGGTGCCGCTCCGAGGGCAGCGgccgcagcagccgccgccgccgcagccgcagcCGCCACCGCTTGCGCTTCCTCTTGCtgttgatggtgctgctgctgctgctgctgctgctgaagaagcTGCTGTTGTACGATGCTCAAGCTGGAGTGCGACCGTTCGTGGATGaacagcaacggcagcagtgGCGTCGCGAACGAGCAGTACGAACACTGGTACCCCTTCAGGCCGCCCATCGGCGAGCCTGGCTGTTGCTGGTCCGGCCCGAACAGTGCCGGAATGCTGCCGGCCCCCTTCGGCAGGAACTTGGCGGCCTCGGCCGGGCTCAGTCCACCGAACGGCGACTTTGGCCCATACTTGCCGCCATCGCTgtttgccgccgccgccccgtTCGGTACCTTCAGCGACGGGCTGTTCGATTTGCTGCGGCTATTGCCACTGCCGGCGCTACCCGGCCCATTCCCCATCAACGTGCCCCCGTTCTGGGCGCCGAGCTTCTGCTCCAGCTCCTTCAGCTTCTCCACGCCCACCTTGCCGTGGTCGCAGAGCAGATGCGCCCGCAGCCACTTGGCGCTGCGGAAGCGCCGGCTGCACAGCGGACACACCTCGGTAAAGTGCGAGTAGTACCGGTTGCTCAGGTCGCTGACCTCGCCCGGCTTCAGGTCGGCCGGTCCGCCGGGGAACCCGCCGTCGGTTGACTCCGCGCCCAGCTCGCCGGCCAGCGCGGCCGCACCGTTCTGGCGCGGCTGCGGCAGCGGTGCGCCCTCCTCCACGATGCCGTGCGTGTTGTGCTTGTGCACGCGCAGGAAGTACTTGCTGCACAGCTCCTTGTTGCAGATGTTGCACACGACGCCCCCGATCTGGGCCCCGTTCTCGATCTCGATGCCGTGCATGCGCTGCATGTGCGTCTTCATGAAGTACTTGTTGCACAGCTCCTTGTTGCAGATCTCGCAGTAGCTGCTGGTGGGCGTCATCGAGAAGCTGGGTTTGCGGTCGGCGTACGCCGGAGCGCCCGGTGGCATCGGGACGTTGCCACCGGCCGAACCACCGCTTCCAGCACCACCCGCCAGCGGTCCCGTCGTTGGACGCTCCGGCGTGACGAAACCCTCGCGCTTCGGACTCGCCATACCCGGCAGCCCGCCGCCGTGCACCTCCACCAGGTGCTGCTTCAGCATGTACACGTTCGCGAACTCCTTGTCGCACTGCTTGCACGTCTCGAGCGCGTCGGCGTTCGGCGTGGGCACTCGCGACCCCTTCGggccgttgttgttgtccaGCGCGAGCGCCCCGTGCTCCTGGATCATGTGGGCGTGCAGCAGGTACTGATTGGCCAGCTCCTTGCCGCACACGCCGCAGCCCAccttccgctgctgctgctgctgcatgctgTTCAGATCGTTCAGCTGCATGATCATGGACTGTAGCTTCTGCAGGTCGACGCTGATCGCTTCCGCATCCTCGTCGCTGCCGTCCTTGGCCCCCTCGGCACCGCTCCCGTTGCCCGGTGCGCCGTCCTGCGACTGCTGCTGATCGTCCGACTCACCGCCGCCATTGTCCAGCTTCGCCGACGGGGACTGTTCGCGCTTAATCTCCACCCCCTTGGCACCTTCGATCGCGATcgagccgctgctgctgctgctgctgccattgccCGCCCCGGTCAGCTCACCGCCACCAGCCGCCATCAGCTTCCGCAGTGAGGAAGGGGACGCGGCCTGCAGCGCCATCTGCGCACCGACAACATCCGCCGCCGTACCGCCCATGATCAGGTTCAGCGGGCTGGTCTGCAGGAACGGGGCCCACGGTTGGCGCGCCTCGTCCTTCAGCTCGTCCGGCGTGGGCAGGATGCCGTGGCGCTTCAGCTTGTGCGTGCGCAGGAAGTACTTGTTGCAGTACTCCTTGCAGCAGATTTCGCAAAACGCTTCCGGGTTGACGACGCCGAGACGGCGCAGCTTGTCCGCGGAGAAGTTCGCCTCCTTGGCGGCCTGCATCGAATGGGGCGACAGCTTGCGGGGCTGCGGCGTGAACGTGGCGtcctcctgctcgatcgtgTAGTCCTCGCGGAACCCATCGGGAAGCTGTAGCGCACTGGGCGTGATGCTCGCGGTGGAGTCGACACCGCCCGCGTCCGGCGCGTCCTGCCGGGAGCTGGCGTGTTTGGCggtctgttgctgctgctgctgctgttggttttGCAGCTGCTGGTGGTATTGTTGCTGCAGATgatgctgaagctgctgctgtagctgttgttgctgatgaagctgctgctgctgctgctgttgctgctgttgcagctGATGATTACTGCTGCTCGACAGCTCGTGCGCCTTGCTGCGATGTTTGCGCATGGCGCTGAGACTGCTGaactttttgaaacaaatgTCACAAAACACGGTGGGCTGTATTGGGTTGGGCGTTCCCCCGGCGACCTTTGGCGAGTGAGCCGAGCGGGCTGGTAATGGTGGCATCGGTTTGCCCGCACTTTGCTgactttgctgctgctgttgctgctgctgttgaccAGCTGCCAGGGATTGGACATGTCCCCCCTGCAGCATCGACTGGGGCGCCATACGTTCCGTCTCGAGCGCCAGCGCCGGCAGCTGCTTCTCCATCGGTTCGCCCGCCATCGGGCCCGGGTGTTGCTGCAGCTGGAACACCTGCGACAGCTGGTGAATCGGATTGAACGGGTTGCTCATGGCGGACAGGGCGGAGCTGTTCGCGTCCGCGCTGCCGTTGCTCGCGGCCGGCTCGTAGATGCCGTGCTTGTTCGCCTTGTGCGTCTTCAGGAAGTACTTGTTGCAGAACTCCTTGTTGCACAGGTCGCAGTAAGCTTCCGGGTTGAAGATGCGCAGCGGCGGTACGCCCGGTCCGCGCCCGGCCCCGCTGCCCTCGCCGGCCGGCCCGAACGCCGAAACAGACGGCACGCCCAGCAGGGGCAGCTGCGGCAGATAGCCCGAGGCGGACAGGGCGGCGGCCGCCTCCGGTGGGAACGGAAAGGACAGCCCCGCTATCGAGATCCAGTCGTCCGCCTTCGGCAGACTGCTCCGAATTTCCCCGTCCCATTCCGGGTCCATCAGCAGCTCCTTCTTGAGCGAGATCTTCGGTGGGCTTGCTGCCGTGGCGTGCTGTTCCGGTTGCCGTTTTCCCTCCCCATCGTCGGCCGTCGGTGAATCGTGCCTCGGTTGCGTGTGTGCTGTTGGATGCCCATTACCACCTTCGCGCTCACCGTCCTGGCGCCGCTGCCCATCATCCTCACTGGCAGAGGCGCTTTTTCTAACAGGCGACTGCTCGCGGCTTCTCGGTTCTTCTTCGGCAAGCGATTGGGCCCGCTCGTCCCGGCCATCGTCGTGCTCCTCGTCCTCACTTCGCGCCAGCGAGCTCGATTCACGATCCGCCGCTGCCCGCACGCCGCT encodes the following:
- the LOC5667465 gene encoding uncharacterized protein LOC5667465, with the protein product MAASVYATPPPELSGEEAVLSDASNSSQTNSSHSSTLKASKRTLSSSFLNAATTQSSTLTTTSQLSSDSLPDLSKKRRKQSMPIRFSSNGAAIEVPPAADTTIVDVDERSADEARPAPEEEQQHRATGEANGSPNPASPAMETGDDEEEAALLEEQQNNFQKIFLSNLSQLQQKHLQLQQQHQQQNSEGFLGLASAGATLPESFLTSKLNSFIALSGVRAAADRESSSLARSEDEEHDDGRDERAQSLAEEEPRSREQSPVRKSASASEDDGQRRQDGEREGGNGHPTAHTQPRHDSPTADDGEGKRQPEQHATAASPPKISLKKELLMDPEWDGEIRSSLPKADDWISIAGLSFPFPPEAAAALSASGYLPQLPLLGVPSVSAFGPAGEGSGAGRGPGVPPLRIFNPEAYCDLCNKEFCNKYFLKTHKANKHGIYEPAASNGSADANSSALSAMSNPFNPIHQLSQVFQLQQHPGPMAGEPMEKQLPALALETERMAPQSMLQGGHVQSLAAGQQQQQQQQQSQQSAGKPMPPLPARSAHSPKVAGGTPNPIQPTVFCDICFKKFSSLSAMRKHRSKAHELSSSSNHQLQQQQQQQQQQLHQQQQLQQQLQHHLQQQYHQQLQNQQQQQQQQTAKHASSRQDAPDAGGVDSTASITPSALQLPDGFREDYTIEQEDATFTPQPRKLSPHSMQAAKEANFSADKLRRLGVVNPEAFCEICCKEYCNKYFLRTHKLKRHGILPTPDELKDEARQPWAPFLQTSPLNLIMGGTAADVVGAQMALQAASPSSLRKLMAAGGGELTGAGNGSSSSSSGSIAIEGAKGVEIKREQSPSAKLDNGGGESDDQQQSQDGAPGNGSGAEGAKDGSDEDAEAISVDLQKLQSMIMQLNDLNSMQQQQQRKVGCGVCGKELANQYLLHAHMIQEHGALALDNNNGPKGSRVPTPNADALETCKQCDKEFANVYMLKQHLVEVHGGGLPGMASPKREGFVTPERPTTGPLAGGAGSGGSAGGNVPMPPGAPAYADRKPSFSMTPTSSYCEICNKELCNKYFMKTHMQRMHGIEIENGAQIGGVVCNICNKELCSKYFLRVHKHNTHGIVEEGAPLPQPRQNGAAALAGELGAESTDGGFPGGPADLKPGEVSDLSNRYYSHFTEVCPLCSRRFRSAKWLRAHLLCDHGKVGVEKLKELEQKLGAQNGGTLMGNGPGSAGSGNSRSKSNSPSLKVPNGAAAANSDGGKYGPKSPFGGLSPAEAAKFLPKGAGSIPALFGPDQQQPGSPMGGLKGYQCSYCSFATPLLPLLFIHERSHSSLSIVQQQLLQQQQQQQQHHQQQEEAQAVAAAAAAAAAAAAAALGAAPFAPLLKSESAVSLAKDQPASQLMPGTSSETPSSTPASTPIPSLSQEALNLHQQPARRSQSPERAGSPRPEPDAPPKPASPKPASSPSARGEPAAMLSEVANLTQRPAVYALPQQSGPLMMQSFLIEESAAGAGGGPRSPRDAADKADGSSPLAPDHRFVPAVVFLPVKERILSPMTISFNLSPA